From a single Aspergillus puulaauensis MK2 DNA, chromosome 2, nearly complete sequence genomic region:
- a CDS encoding uncharacterized protein (COG:Q;~EggNog:ENOG410PKBK;~InterPro:IPR013154,IPR013149,IPR002328,IPR036291, IPR011032,IPR020843;~PFAM:PF00107,PF08240;~go_function: GO:0008270 - zinc ion binding [Evidence IEA];~go_function: GO:0016491 - oxidoreductase activity [Evidence IEA];~go_process: GO:0055114 - oxidation-reduction process [Evidence IEA]) has product MSLPQTYKRAVFKELGHPLTVEDAPLKLPGPNELLIKVEACGVCYSDMYSQYNGLGGGFPIVPGHEIIGKVAAVGSEVRDWYVGQRIGAGWHGGHDGTCKACKQGYFQMCDSTAVNGATKEGGYAEYTLIRSESAVHIPANVDAASYAPILCAGLTVFNSIRNVNIRAGETVAVQGLGGLGHLAIQYAKRMGYRVVAISRGPEKEAAARELGADEYIDSNEGDSGEQLAALGGAALAVTTASTGEAITPLLKGLGILGKLLVLSFPSNLTLEPTDLLKYGLSVHFWPSGHPGDAEDAVRFAENTNIASVVERFPLEQAQQAFESMLSGKVRFRAVITMD; this is encoded by the exons ATGTCTCTACCACAAACCTACAAGCGCGCTGTCTTCAAAGAACTGGGCCATCCCCTGACGGTGGAGGATGCGCCGCTGAAGCTCCCCGGCCCCAATGAGCTGCTGATAAAGGTCGAAGCTTGCGGGGTGTGCTACTCGGACATGTACTCTCAGTATAACGGCCTCGGTGGGGGATTTCCCATTGTACCAGGCCATGAGATTATTGGCAAGGTCGCCGCGGTTGGGAGCGAGGTCCGAGACTGGTATGTTGGGCAGCGTATTGGGGCTGGTTGGCACGGCGGCCACGACGGGACTTGCAAGGCATGCAAACAGGGCTATTTCCAGATGTGCGACAGTACTGCCGTCAATGGCGCGACAAAGGAGGGTGGAT ATGCCGAGTATACTCTTATTCGCTCCGAGTCGGCTGTCCACATTCCGGCCAACGTTGATGCCGCGAGTTATGCGCCCATTCTCTGTGCTGGCCTGACAgtcttcaactccatccGCAACGTGAACATCAGAGCTGGTGAAACCGTTGCCGTTCAGGGCCTGGGAGGCCTCGGCCATTTAGCCATACAGTATGCGAAGCGCATGGGATACCGTGTCGTCGCGATCTCACGCGGCCCAGAGAAGGAGGCCGCAGCGCGCGAGCTCGGAGCTGACGAGTATATCGACTCGAATGAAGGTGATTCTGGCGAGCAGCTCGCGGCACTCGGTGGCGCTGCTCTCGCTGTTACGACGGCCTCGACGGGAGAAGCCATCACTCCGTTACTGAAGGGCTTGGGGATTCTGGGGAAGCTGCTTGTTCTCAGCTTTCCGAGCAATCTGACCTTGGAGCCCACGGACTTGCTCAAATACGGTCTTTCCGTGCACTTCTGGCCCAGTGGCCATCCTGGTGACGCTGAGGACGCCGTTCGATTTGCTGAAAACACGAACATTGCCAGTGTCGTCGAGAGGTTCCCCCTCGAGCAAGCGCAGCAAGCATTCG AATCCATGCTCAGCGGGAAGGTTCGCTTTAGGGCTGTCATCACTATGGACTAG
- a CDS encoding uncharacterized protein (COG:S;~EggNog:ENOG410PJ2J;~InterPro:IPR001279,IPR036866;~PFAM:PF00753), with amino-acid sequence MAPGEGGYRQINKALNICAFEDYLAGQQKALPSLPDVEQISPRVLRILGQNPGKFTLQGTNTFIVGTGPERLIVDTGQGIPEWADLIHETLARRGITLSHVLLTHWHGDHTGGVPDLIRMYPHLSSAIYKHEPSKTQQPITDGQIFRVEGATVRAVHTPGHSSDHMCFVLEEEHGMFTGDNILGHGTSAVEHLSTWMHTLYKMQAQDCITGYPAHGIVISNLRTKIKGELAQKLQREQQVLKALVQAKQAERACMERGKGSVTVKELVATMYGNGVGAGIRELALEPFMDEVLRKLAEDGAVAFEVRGRVKKWFALDA; translated from the exons ATGGCGCCAGGTGAGGGAGGGTACCGCCAAATTAACAAGGCTCTCAACATATGTGCCTTTGAAGACTACCTTGCAGGGCAGCAGAAAGCCCTACCCTCATTGCCTGATGTCGAGCAGATCAGCCCCCGCGTCCTCAGGATCCTTGGCCAAAACCCGGGCAAG TTCACCCTGCAGGGGACAAACACGTTCATCGTAGGGACGGGCCCCGAACGTCTCATCGTTGATACAGGCCAGGGCATCCCAGAATGGGCGGATCTCATCCACGAGACACTCGCTCGCCGAGGAATTACGCTCTCCCATGTCCTTCTCACGCACTGGCATGGCGATCACACGGGTGGCGTCCCTGATCTGATTCGCATGTACCCGCATCTCTCATCGGCAATTTACAAACACGAACCAAGCAAAACACAGCAGCCGATTACGGACGGCCAGATCTTTAGGGTTGAAGGGGCCACCGTGCGTGCGGTGCATACGCCCGGCCACTCCAGCGACCACATGTGCTTTGTCCTCGAGGAGGAACATGGGATGTTTACGGGCGACAATATACTTGGACACGGGACCTCAGCCGTGGAGCATCTCAGCACTTGGATGCACACACTGTATAAGATGCAAGCCCAGGACTGTATTACGGGGTATCCTGCCCACGGAATCGTCATCAGCAACCTACGCACTAAGATCAAGGGCGAGCTGGCTCAGAAGCTGCAGCGCGAACAACAGGTCTTGAAAGCGTTGGTTCAGGCCAAACAGGCGGAGAGAGCGTGTATGGAGCGAGGCAAGGGCAGCGTGACAGTCAAGGAGCTTGTAGCTACGATGTACGGGAATGGGGTGGGCGCAGGGATCAGAGAGCTGGCACTGGAACCCTTCATGGACGAGGTCCTTAGGAAACTAGCTGAAGATGGCGCCGTTGCATTTGAGGTTCGGGGGAGAGTAAAGAAGTGGTTTGCACTTGACGCCTAA
- a CDS encoding uncharacterized protein (COG:Q;~EggNog:ENOG410PMYU;~InterPro:IPR036291,IPR002347;~PFAM:PF00106,PF13561;~go_process: GO:0055114 - oxidation-reduction process [Evidence IEA]), with the protein MVSLQAVQQANAGIGSLPAGLVALFMGATSGIGQSALHHFAQHASSPRIYSIARPSAVRSHETFLDSLRSSNPSGTYNLIEGDVSLILEIDRIVADIKENETKIDILFMSAGFMAFEGRKDTREGLDPSMSTRYYSRLRLVQQLVPLLNNAPGPRVVSVLGGGLESPLNEQDLDLRDPKNWTFWSSSMHSGTMGTLTLERIARANPNLSIIHWFPGTVATPGLVRANQFGMSPPNPTSADEAGQRGAFIATNDRYAVRGGLVPVPIGLSPVQKSGGGIFLVDPAGEGSNNERVLAGLRKRGMDDAVWRFTEGIFASAAKAGRSSQAKDEL; encoded by the coding sequence ATGGTATCTCTACAAGCGGTACAGCAAGCCAATGCCGGTATTGGGAGCCTTCCCGCAGGTCTCGTCGCACTGTTTATGGGAGCTACATCAGGAATTGGACAAAGTGCACTCCACCATTTTGCGCAGCATGCCTCCTCCCCACGTATTTACTCCATCGCTCGCCCGTCCGCGGTTCGGTCCCATGAGACCTTCCTAGACTCGCTACGCAGTTCTAACCCGTCAGGCACATACAACCTGATTGAAGGCGATGTCTCCCTCATCTTGGAAATCGACCGGATCGTCGCAGACATCAAGGAGAACGAGACTAAGATCGACATCCTCTTCATGTCGGCCGGCTTCATGGCGTTCGAGGGCCGCAAAGACACACGCGAGGGCCTGGATCCGTCCATGTCGACGCGGTACTACTCGCGCCTTCGCCTGGTCCAGCAACTCGTCCCACTGCTCAACAACGCTCCCGGCCCGCGCGTCGTCTCAGTGCTGGGTGGCGGGCTGGAGTCCCCCCTCAACGAACAAGACCTGGACCTGCGCGATCCCAAGAACTGGACCTTCTGGAGCTCATCGATGCACTCCGGCACTATGGGCACGCTGACTCTGGAGAGGATCGCGCGCGCGAACCCGAATCTGAGCATCATCCACTGGTTCCCCGGGACCGTGGCGACGCCAGGCCTGGTTCGGGCTAATCAGTTTGGCATGTCGCCGCCAAACCCGACGAGTGCGGATGAGGCTGGTCAGCGCGGGGCCTTCATCGCCACGAACGACCGGTATGCCGTTCGGGGAGGCCTTGTGCCTGTGCCCATCGGGCTCTCTCCTGTGCAGAAGTCCGGCGGTGGTATCTTCCTGGTTGATCCGGCGGGCGAGGGCTCCAACAATGAGCGTGTGCTGGCTGGACTACGGAAACGGGGGATGGATGACGCCGTATGGCGCTTTACAGAAGGAATTTTTGCTTCGGCTGCTAAAGCTGGACGCTCCAGTCAGGCCAAGGATGAGCTGTAG